In Montipora foliosa isolate CH-2021 chromosome 13, ASM3666993v2, whole genome shotgun sequence, one DNA window encodes the following:
- the LOC137981850 gene encoding uncharacterized protein, with protein MIIDKNRKIRDAHRTFVYKTVGNVEEILTEHVGDLTSFREKLTALKALLTEKLETTKKLDETILELTKPKELEKEIEDSGEFCEHVYSILAKIDLSLEKGKHGEHTQAHATNQENSSTRNTRKVKLPKLELKSFSGNYQEWQGFWDTFQSAVDGNTGISAIEKFTYLKSCVTSNAESAIAGLPLTADNYKVAINILKDRFGKPQLLISNYMDALLKLPSVNSVHETKRLSELFDKIEINIRGLNALGVKSRSFGNLLVPVVMEKIPSELRLIVSRKFGSEESWNLDALLSALKTELEARERCTAMKTSGANANTPRFEQYKARSKQPHSASALYSGSEEFTQQCVFCKKNHKSINCMTITEPKARRTILRRNGKCFVCLKGGHISTNCPSKAKCFNCEG; from the coding sequence ATGATTATCGACAAGAACAGGAAAATACGAGATGCACACAGGACCTTTGTGTACAAAACAGTGGGGAATGTGGAGGAAATTTTGACAGAACACGTGGGAGATTTAACGTCGTTCAGGGAAAAGTTAACGGCTCTGAAAGCCTTGTTGACCGAAAAATTGGAAACGACCAAAAAGCTGGATGAAACAATATTAGAGCTCACCAAACCAAAGGAACTGGAGAAAGAAATAGAAGATTCTGGTGAGTTTTGTGAGCACGTTTACAGTATTTTAGCCAAAATCGATTTGAGTTTGGAGAAAGGGAAACATGGCGAACACACACAGGCCCATGCGACAAATCAGGAAAATAGTAGTACCAGAAATACCAGAAAAGTGAAACTACCTAAACTCGAACTCAAATCATTTTCGGGAAATTATCAAGAATGGCAGGGTTTCTGGGACACATTTCAATCTGCTGTCGATGGAAATACTGGCATCTCGGCCATTGAAAAATTCACCTATCTGAAGAGTTGTGTAACAAGCAATGCTGAATCCGCAATTGCTGGACTGCCTCTGACCGCAGACAATTATAAAGTAGCCATTAACATTCTTAAGGACCGATTTGGTAAACCGCAGTTGCTGATATCAAATTATATGGATGCCTTATTGAAACTTCCATCTGtcaattcagtgcatgaaacaaAGAGATTAAGTGAATTGTTTGACAAGATTGAAATCAACATTCGAGGTTTGAATGCATTAGGAGTTAAATCACGGTCCTTTGGGAATTTATTGGTCCCAGTCGTGATGGAAAAAATCCCCTCAGAGTTACGATTGATTGTAAGCCGTAAGTTTGGCAGTGAGGAATCATGGAATCTTGATGCCTTGTTGAGTGCACTGAAAACTGAGTTGGAAGCCAGGGAAAGATGTACTGCAATGAAAACAAGTGGTGCAAATGCCAATACACCCAGGTTTGAACAGTACAAAGCAAGAAGCAAACAACCCCATTCTGCCTCTGCCCTTTATTCAGGCAGTGAGGAATTTACTCAACAATGTGTTTTTTGCAAGAAGAATCACAAATCCATTAACTGCATGACCATCACTGAACCGAAAGCTAGGAGAACAATACTGAGACGAAATGGCAAGTGTTTTGTGTGCCTGAAGGGTGGCCATATCTCCACAAATTGTCCGTCAAAGGCAAAATGCTTTAACTGTGAAGGTTGA
- the LOC137981851 gene encoding uncharacterized protein, translating into MDLDHLKIGAEKLELQQCTQRSYITSKACEQLNLPTIGKETLLIKTFGDNSASVKECDVVQLCVRTLDEMNVYITSYVVPVICSPVSNQRSRTTLECYPYLQGLQLACDTSDSVSVDVLIGADYYWSFFTGNIIKGDPYGPVALETNLGWVLSGPTMCSTLTRSCTVNLSSTHVLKIESTEISDMKDDLQKFWDLETLGIKEHETSVYDKFSNDITFTGKRYQVKLPFKDNHPMLPDNYTVALRRLTTTIKKLKNQPEILKQYDGVIREQLQSGVVEMVPQGQIPPPGDVHYLPHRTVVRLDRDTAKTLNIEIDPEHRDFVRFLWVEDPYKESPEVMVLRFARVVFGVNSSPFILNATIRHHLNTCLPVDSALARELLKSFYVDDYVSGNGDVDSAFKLA; encoded by the exons ATGGATCTGGATCATCTCAAGATAGGAGCAGAGAAGCTGGAACTTCAGCAATGCAC CCAGAGATCATACATAACCAGTAAGGCATGTGAACAATTGAACCTACCAACCATTGGTAAGGAGACACTTTTGATCAAAACATTTGGAGATAACTCAGCCTCTGTGAAGGAATGTGATGTTGTGCAATTGTGTGTCAGAACATTGGATGAAATGAATGTGTATATCACCTCATATGTTGTACCAGTAATTTGCAGCCCAGTGTCCAATCAACGGTCTCGAACCACGTTGGAATGCTACCCCTACTTGCAGGGTCTACAACTTGCATGTGATACAAGTGATTCTGTCAGTGTTGATGTGCTGATAGGAGCAGATTATTACTGGTCGTTCTTTACTGGGAACATCATTAAAGGAGATCCTTATGGACCAGTAGCCCTTGAAACCAATTTAGGTTGGGTTTTATCAGGACCAACTATGTGCTCAACATTGACAAGGTCGTGCACTGTGAATCTGAGTTCCACGCATGTGTTAAAGATAGAGTCCACAGAGATAAGTGATATGAAGGATGAtctgcagaaattttgggacTTAGAAACTTTGGGCATTAAGGAACATGAAACTTCAGTctatgacaagttttcaaatgacatcaCATTTACTGGAAAGAGATACCAGGTCAAGTTACCATTCAAGGATAATCACCCCATGTTACCAGACAATTATACTGTGGCATTGCGTAGACTGACAACAACAATCAAGAAGCTCAAGAACCAACCAGAAATTCTGAAGCAGTATGATGGTGTGATTAGAGAGCAACTGCAGAGTGGTGTGGTTGAAATGGTACCACAAGGTCAAATACCACCGCCTGGAGATGTCCACTATCTTCCACACAGGACAGTTGTGAGACTTGACAGAGATACAGCTAAG ACATTGAACATTGAGATTGATCCTGAACACAGGGACTTTGTGAGATTTTTATGGGTTGAAGATCCGTATAAGGAAAGTCCAGAAGTCATGGTACTACGTTTTGCACGTGTGGTATTTGGTGTAAACTCAAGTCCTTTCATTCTAAATGCCACAATCAGACACCATTTGAACACATGTTTACCAGTGGACAGTGCACTTGCAAGAGAGCTGTTGAAGTCTTTTTATGTTGATGACTATGTGTCTGGAAATGGTGACGTGGATAGTGCGTTCAAATTGGCTTAG
- the LOC137981852 gene encoding uncharacterized protein: MISLWWITNTDKEYKQFVENRVAEIRRNSRPEQWRYCPTADNPADIASRGIKSTELKESSLWLHGPDFLSKSSEQWPVQPTVVQAREDLSELKSFKPAVSSLVTTCVEGKEEEASLDNLINLENFSSLTKLLRVTVLVVLFIAKLKRTRSRKGTEEDFTKLDRQAEMLWIRHVQQEIPKSDKYPQIKSSLGLYRDEEGILRCRGSIGMSSLPYDTRFPILLPRSQYFTKLVILKCHDQVMHNGVAETLVQVRSRYWMVKGRQTVKSIINKCVLCKKLEGRPYGTPPSYLSTSRVQIVRRICIYKYRS; the protein is encoded by the coding sequence ATGATTTCGCTGTGGTGGATCACAAACACTGATAAGGAGTACAAGCAGTTTGTCGAGAACCGAGTGGCCGAAATTCGAAGGAATTCACGCCCTGAGCAGTGGAGGTACTGTCCCACAGCAGACAATCCAGCTGATATAGCGTCCAGAGGAATCAAGTCTACTGAGTTGAAAGAAAGCAGCCTGTGGTTACATGGACCCGACTTCCTGTCTAAGAGTAGTGAGCAGTGGCCAGTTCAACCGACAGTTGTACAAGCCAGAGAAGATTTAAGCGAACTGAAATCCTTTAAACCAGCTGTTTCCAGCTTAGTCACTACGTGCGTTGAAGGGAAGGAAGAAGAAGCGAGTCTAGATAACTTAATCAATCTTGAGAACTTTAGTTCTTTAACCAAGCTTCTAAGAGTGACTGTGTTGGTTGTGTTGTTTATTGCGAAATTGAAGAGGACGAGGTCCCGAAAAGGAACGGAAGAAGATTTTACGAAATTAGACAGACAAGCAGAGATGTTGTGGATTAGGCACGTTCAGCAAGAGATCCCAAAAAGCGACAAGTATCCACAGATAAAGTCATCATTAGGACTTTATCGAGACGAAGAAGGGATACTACGATGTCGAGGAAGTATTGGCATGTCTTCCCTACCATACGATACACGGTTTCCGATACTGTTGCCGAGAAGTCAATATTTCACTAAGTTGGTGATTCTCAAGTGCCATGATCAAGTGATGCACAATGGAGTGGCAGAGACCTTGGTTCAAGTTAGGTCACGGTATTGGATGGTGAAGGGCAGACAAACGGTGAAGAGTATAATCAACAAGTGTGTACtgtgcaagaaacttgaaggtcGTCCATATGGAACGCCACCGTCCTACCTCTCAACTTCCAGGGTTCAGATTGTCCGACGAATTTGCATTTACAAGTATAGGAGTTGA
- the LOC137981853 gene encoding uncharacterized protein: protein MNKTYIVLYTCDSSRAVHLDVVPRLTTEAFVRSFKRFIARRGVPNLVVSDNGSTFKSEELKKLLADHRIEWKLNVALAPWWGGFFERLVRSTKRCLKKTLGTARVSYEELLSVVVEIEGILNSRPLTYVDDELRSPLTPSHLVIGRRLLSKEEKTPSEAPQTRSELSRRAKYLTTVLSQFWRRWQKEYLTELRVHHNCQLKNRQPTVNVGDVVCIHKDRTPRLFWNMGVVKALIIGRDGFHRAAVVRTRSGDRVIDVTRPLKKLYRVETGLGVPERQKGNTDFPITFVGNDEQEHVAEH from the coding sequence ATGAACAAGACATACATCGTGTTATACACTTGTGACTCCAGTCGTGCAGTTCATCTCGACGTCGTCCCGAGGTTGACAACCGAAGCTTTCGTGAGAAGTTTTAAAAGGTTCATTGCCAGACGAGGTGTTCCAAATCTTGTAGTGTCAGATAATGGATCCACATTCAAGAGTGAAGAGCTGAAGAAGTTGCTAGCAGACCACCGCATAGAATGGAAATTGAATGTCGCGTTAGCTCCTTGGTGGGGAGGATTTTTTGAACGTCTCGTTAGATCAACTAAACGCTGTCTCAAGAAAACCTTAGGAACCGCGAGAGTCAGCTATGAAGAATTGCTCTCTGTTGTTGTGGAAATAGAGGGAATACTGAATTCACGACCTCTCACGTACGTGGATGATGAATTACGAAGTCCGTTGACGCCGTCACATTTGGTTATTGGTCGTCGCCTGTTGagtaaagaagagaaaactcccTCGGAAGCGCCTCAGACCAGAAGTGAATTGTCAAGACGTGCGAAGTATCTGACAACCGTTCTGTCCCAGTTTTGGAGACGTTGGCAGAAGGAGTACTTGACAGAGTTACGTGTCCATCATAATTGCCAACTGAAAAACAGGCAACCAACTGTCAATGTAGGAGACGTTGTTTGCATTCACAAGGACAGGACGCCGAgactattttggaatatgggaGTGGTCAAAGCTCTCATTATAGGACGAGATGGATTTCACCGAGCAGCAGTGGTGAGAACTCGAAGCGGAGATCGAGTAATCGACGTGACAAGACCCTTAAAGAAGTTGTATCGTGTAGAAACTGGATTAGGAGTACCTGAACGTCAGAAAGGGAACACTGATTTTCCAATTACCTTTGTGGGAAACGATGAACAAGAACACGTAGCTGAACATTAA
- the LOC137981855 gene encoding uncharacterized protein, whose protein sequence is MCFGNSNRANKVKRKTRVWFWNSHRSKPPTSSTLVANNERLPLSKDKWCTFCNGPHPTIKCSVVTDPESRKKILRQKGKCFGCLRSGHVSRDCQARCHRCSGKHHVALCSIQHYPEYPITTRRARDRNQEQTVSTNLYFTQDVNNKCNLLQMARANVRSPHGGNSCNVRILFDSCSQKSYMSSRLRSKLSLRPIGSDTVLIQTFGNNEPSLKQCSIIQFALECQDNLTVFINAYEVELICGPITNQTIEIAQQCYPHLQGLPLADHSRGDEDLEIDVMIGADHYWSVVHNHMVRGELHGPVAIRTRLGYVLSGPVNAASANTQLSTVNVSHVMKTECQVIEENLVSDYFLLKEELSKFWDYDTLGVKDREGDFLEDYLTKVKFNGIRYEVSLPFKTEHPIIPDNYLLAKNRLVSSLQRLRSKPELLQQYDSVIKEQLNAGVVEFIDKIHDLDTLPGTVHYIPHKEVLKEDRITTKLHVVYDASAKCRNEPSLNDCLLLGPALTPLIFDVLLRFRLHKVVLIGDLEKAFLNIEVNPAERNLLRFLSWVDDINSPNPEVITPRFTRLVFGLVCSPFILNVTLRNHLTRYENIDPEFVAAVESFVC, encoded by the coding sequence ATGTGTTTTGGGAACAGTAACAGAGCaaacaaagttaaaagaaaaacgagagttTGGTTTTGGAATTCGCACAGGTCAAAACCCCCCACATCGTCAACCCTGGTTGCAAACAACGAGAGACTGCCGCTATCTAAGGATAAATGGTGCACTTTCTGCAATGGACCTCATCCAACTATCAAATGTTCTGTTGTTACCGATCCAGAATCTAGAAAGAAAATTCTACGTCAAAAGGGAAAATGTTTTGGTTGTCTGAGGAGCGGTCATGTGAGTCGAGATTGTCAAGCAAGGTGTCATCGTTGTAGTGGGAAACATCACGTGGCTTTGTGCAGCATTCAACACTATCCAGAGTATCCAATCACGACCAGAAGGGCTAGAGACAGAAATCAAGAACAAACTGTGAGTACAAACTTATATTTTACTCAAGACGTTAATAACAAGTGCAACTTGTTACAAATGGCCAGAGCTAACGTCAGAAGTCCTCATGGAGGAAATTCTTGCAATGTGAGAATCCTTTTTGATTCATGTTCCCAAAAATCTTATATGAGCTCACGGTTAAGGAGCAAATTGAGCTTACGACCAATTGGAAGCGATACAGTTCTAATACAAACTTTTGGAAACAATGAACCCTCATTGAAACAATGTAGTATCATTCAGTTTGCATTGGAATGTCAAGACAATTTGACAGTGTTCATTAATGCTTATGAAGTTGAGTTGATCTGTGGTCCAATCACAAACCAGACCATTGAAATTGCACAACAGTGTTACCCACATCTGCAAGGCTTACCTCTGGCTGATCACTCACGAGGTGATGAGGATCTAGAAATTGATGTCATGATTGGAGCAGATCATTACTGGTCTGTGGTTCACAACCACATGGTAAGGGGGGAGCTACATGGACCAGTGGCAATTCGTACAAGATTAGGATATGTATTGAGTGGTCCTGTGAATGCGGCAAGTGCGAATACACAGTTATCAACTGTTAACGTGTCCCATGTTATGAAAACTGAATGTCAAGTCATTGAAGAAAACTTAGTTTCAGATTATTTCTTACTGAAAGAGGAGCTAAGTAAGTTTTGGGACTATGACACTCTTGGAGTAAAGGATAGAGAGGGAGATTTTCTTGAAGACTATCTTACCAAAGTGAAGTTCAATGGAATCCGTTATGAAGTGTCTCTTCCCTTCAAGACTGAACACCCGATTATTCCAGACAATTACTTGTTGGCAAAGAATCGCCTTGTTTCTTCATTGCAAAGATTAAGGTCCAAGCCAGAATTGCTCCAACAATATGACAGTGTCATCAAGGAACAATTAAATGCTGGTGTTGTTGAATTTATTGATAAGATTCATGATTTAGATACCCTTCCTGGAACTGTACATTACATTCCTCATAAAGAAGTATTGAAAGAAGACAGAATCACTACTAAACTACATGTGGTTTATGACGCCAGTGCTAAATGCCGCAATGAACCAAGTTTGAATGACTGTCTCCTACTAGGTCCAGCCTTAACTCCATTGATCTTTGATGTCTTGCTGAGATTTCGCCTCCATAAAGTGGTTTTGATTGGTGATTTAGAAAAAGCATTCTTGAACATTGAAGTCAATCCAGCAGAGAGAAACTTGTTAAGGTTCCTATCATGGGTAGATGACATCAACTCCCCGAATCCAGAAGTGATCACACCGAGATTCACTCGTCTTGTTTTTGGTCTAGTTTGCTCTCcatttattttgaatgtaaCATTGAGGAACCACTTAACAAGGTATGAGAACATTGATCCTGAATTTGTGGCTGCTGTTGAGAGCTTTGTATGTTGA
- the LOC137981856 gene encoding uncharacterized protein, with the protein MSSEPRKRLKKKSMVRESHRAFVRKTILAAQEQIDKRGDPTVLKKLKSLRCTLLDKLSKLKISDNEIIDLVDETKIEEDVSNSCDFASAIQACIVDLETAIEAEENTGKGQDIQGTTLGSQNSNSSIQAGTQSNASTIPTHAKLPKLELRKFSGDPINWHPFWESFESAIHKNTTLSDVERFQYLKSLLEGSAAQKISGFALKSSNYDHAVQLLDKRFGNKQVIISKHIELLMQLPKVSDGSDLKQLRQLLDRPEAAVRSLKGIGIST; encoded by the coding sequence ATGTCGTCGGAACCCAGGAAACgactgaagaagaaatccatGGTCCGCGAAAGTCATCGCGCATTTGTTAGGAAAACAATCCTCGCGGCACAGGAACAAATTGATAAACGGGGAGATCCTACCGTTTTGAAGAAGCTCAAATCCTTGCGATGTACCCTGCTGGATAAATTGTCGAAGCTCAAAATATCGGACAATGAAATTATCGATTTGGTAGACGAAACAAAAATAGAAGAAGACGTGAGCAATAGCTGTGACTTCGCCAGCGCTATTCAAGCCTGCATAGTCGACCTAGAAACAGCAATAGAAGCTGAGGAAAATACCGGAAAGGGTCAGGATATACAAGGAACGACATTGGGCTCGCAAAACTCTAACTCGAGTATTCAGGCGGGAACACAATCAAACGCGTCAACAATTCCGACCCACGCAAAGTTGCCCAAACTGGAATTGAGAAAATTTTCAGGCGACCCAATCAACTGGCATCCCTTCTGGGAATCGTTTGAATCGGCCATTCACAAAAACACCACCTTAAGCGACGTGGAAAGATTCCAGTATCTCAAGTCGCTCCTTGAAGGTTCTGCAGCCCAGAAAATTTCTGGTTTCGCATTGAAAAGCTCGAATTACGACCACGCGGTCCAACTTCTAGACAAGCGCTTCGGAAATAAACAAGTCATTATTTCGAAACACATCGAATTGCTCATGCAGCTTCCAAAAGTAAGCGACGGGAGCGACTTAAAGCAATTGCGCCAGCTTTTGGATCGACCGGAGGCGGCAGTTAGAAGTCTAAAAGGAATCGGTATTTCGACTTAG